From the Daucus carota subsp. sativus chromosome 8, DH1 v3.0, whole genome shotgun sequence genome, one window contains:
- the LOC108204162 gene encoding uncharacterized protein LOC108204162, with protein MDTSRFDRITDLTSNRTNWKIKVRLTRLWKSINTSTDTFKGYNMILLDDDKTHIHAFAGLDFVNGINEVPEEGKVYIISEFNVDDATYSYSAVSNKKEIYFLKRTNMTLIEEDDGMIPEYKFELVAFNALKSRVGDTKILTDLMGLVENILPMQSRNTATGPKDILLFDITDGRLNAINGPITVDHNASVTESLDKTIQTYNLKQITDLRHSDMQNLEVICHVSVTSIDAQSRWWFYSCDACPKELSFIDNNYKCEECGKTVFYPDKRFKVSMYVTDPTDTIQVFMFDREVRRLVSATVNGLIGQNIKEGKGDQLPEKLLNIVGTRLTLTLSLNAKNLVDGNSVYFASDVVKVVATSENASSEHTSEQNTMVPASDLNGHVVDTPTEIKPPPIKRVHNKHDGPNKKNKS; from the exons ATGGATACCTCAAGATTCGATCGTATCACTGACTTGACAAGCAACAGAACAAACTGGAAGATTAAGGTTCGACTTACACGACTCTGGAAGAGCATCAATACAAGTACAGACACTTTCAAAGGTTATAATATGATACTGCTTGATGATGAT AAAACACATATTCATGCTTTCGCCGGACTGGATTTTGTCAATGGGATCAACGAAGTTCCTGAAGAGGGAAAGGTTTACATCATATCAGAATTTAATGTTGATGATGCAACTTATTCTTATTCAGCTGTTAGtaacaaaaaagaaatatattttcttaaacgcACAAACATGACACTGATCGAGGAGGATGACGGAATGATTCCAGAATATAAGTTTGAGTTGGTCGCTTTCAACGCTCTCAAAAGCAGAGTTGGAGACACCAAGATCTTGACAG ATCTTATGGGGTTAGTTGAAAATATACTTCCGATGCAAAGCCGCAACACAGCCACGGGCCCAAAAGACATATTACTGTTTGACATTACAGACGGGAG GCTAAATGCTATAAATGGACCCATTACTGTGGATCATAATGCTTCAGTGACTGAGTCTTTGGACAAGACGATACAAACATATAATCTGAAGCAAATTACCGACCTTAGACATTCAGATATGCAAAAC CTGGAGGTGATATGTCATGTATCCGTCACTAGCATCGATGCACAGTCTAGATGGTGGTTTTATAGTTGTGACGCATGCCCGAAGGAACTCTCTTTCATCGACAATAACTACAAGTGCGAGGAATGTGGCAAAACTGTATTCTACCCTGACAAGAG GTTCAAGGTCTCTATGTACGTTACTGATCCCACTGATACAATTCAAGTGTTTATGTTCGATCGTGAGGTCAGACGTTTAGTTTCAGCCACTGTAAACGGTTTAATTGGTCAAAATATTAAG GAAGGAAAGGGAGACCAACTCCCGGAAAAATTGCTCAACATCGTTGGGACAAGACTTACTCTCACTTTATCCCTAAATGCTAAAAACTTAGTTGATGGCAATTCGGTCTATTTTGCTTCAGATGTAGTCAAGGTGGTTGCAACTTCTGAAAATGCATCAAGTGAACACACTTCTGAACAAAATACTATG GTTCCAGCTTCCGATCTCAACGGTCATGTTGTTGATACCCCGACGGAGATAAAACCACCACCAATCAAACGTGTACACAACAAACACGACGGGCCTAACAAAAAGAATAAATCTTAA
- the LOC108204173 gene encoding uncharacterized protein LOC108204173, whose protein sequence is MPFPPAEFLCGISNTLIAEERSYDIQTMIAEHQQLHSTLNRDQTVVYNSIIESVHNKSGKFFFVHGSGGCGKTFLWRTIISKLRSERKIVLPVASSGIAAVLMPGGRTAHSRFKIPLDVDEHSSCGVKMGTDIAELLQNTDLIIWDEAPMQKKYAFEALDRALRDIRGNISEDNRLKSFGGITVVLAGDFRQILPVVEKGNRHDIVSACVNRSYLWDQVTFYTLKQNMRLKRGNTEQLNNDIDEFSKWVLDIGEGRLSFISDDDPNKDPEVVIPQKFVIPCTNNPLSDIVDIVYPNIECNFKDHRYLRDRAILAPTNKVVDELNENIMDRIPGEEQVYLSVNSIDEGPVNETELNSAFPEEFLNSIDMSGLPKHKLKLKPGVVVMLTRNINQAFGLCNGTRMVVKKMFKWTVECEIITGSHSGSRHIIPRMITTPCDNNSKWPFIFKRKQFPLQVCFAMTINKSQGQSMEKVGLYLPNPIFCHGQLYVAISRVTSPEGLHIMLGDGINYTKNIVYEEVFYNLPTE, encoded by the coding sequence ATGCCATTCCCTCCCGCTGAATTTCTATGCGGAATTTCAAACACTCTTATTGCGGAGGAAAGAAGTTATGATATTCAGACCATGATAGCCGAACACCAACAGTTGCACTCAACTTTAAATAGAGATCAGACGGTAGTATACAATTCTATAATTGAATCTGTTCATAACAAAAGTGGGAAGTTTTTTTTTGTACATGGGAGCGGTGGATGTGGAAAGACCTTCCTTTGGCGaacaataatttcaaaattgagATCTGAAAGAAAAATTGTTTTACCCGTTGCATCCTCTGGAATTGCAGCCGTGCTAATGCCAGGAGGTAGAACTGCTCATTCGAGATTTAAAATACCATTAGATGTAGATGAACATTCAAGTTGTGGTGTGAAAATGGGAACCGATATAGCTGAGTTATTACAGAATACAGATCTAATTATTTGGGATGAGGCTCCAATGCAAAAGAAGTATGCATTCGAGGCACTAGACCGAGCTCTTAGAGATATACGTGGCAACATTTCAGAAGACAACAGGCTGAAGTCATTTGGTGGTATTACCGTAGTTCTTGCAGGTGATTTTAGACAGATCTTACCCGTTGTAGAGAAGGGAAATAGGCATGACATTGTTAGCGCTTGCGTAAACCGGTCTTATTTATGGGATCAAGTTACATTTTACACTCTTAAACAAAACATGAGGCTCAAAAGAGGTAATACTGAACAGCTTAACAATGATATTGATGAATTCAGTAAGTGGGTGCTAGACATTGGCGAGGGACGCCTTTCATTTATCAGTGATGATGATCCAAACAAGGATCCAGAAGTTGTAATTCCGCAAAAGTTTGTTATCCCCTGCACAAATAACCCTCTATCTGATATTGTTGACATTGTATACCCAAATATTGAATGTAATTTCAAAGATCATCGATATTTACGGGATAGGGCAATTCTTGCTCCAACTAATAAGGTAGTTGATGAACTTAATGAGAACATCATGGATCGTATACCAGGTGAGGAACAAGTGTACTTGAGTGTTAATAGTATTGATGAAGGCCCGGTAAATGAGACAGAACTGAATTCGGCTTTTCCAGAAGAATTTTTGAACTCAATCGACATGTCTGGACTTCCCAAGCACAAGCTAAAACTCAAACCTGGTGTCGTGGTCATGCTGACAAGGAACATTAATCAGGCTTTTGGATTGTGTAATGGCACACGTATGGtggttaaaaaaatgtttaaatggACAGTTGAATGTGAGATCATCACCGGAAGTCATTCTGGAAGTAGACATATAATTCCAAGGATGATAACTACACCTTGCGACAACAACTCTAAATGGCCTTTCATATTCAAAAGGAAACAGTTTCCTCTACAGGTCTGTTTTGCAATGACGATTAACAAGAGTCAGGGGCAATCAATGGAGAAAGTCGGTCTATATCTTCCAAATCCTATTTTCTGTCATGGCCAACTTTATGTTGCTATTTCACGTGTCACTTCTCCAGAAGGCCTGCATATCATGTTGGGAGATGGAATAAACTACacaaaaaatattgtatatgAAGAAGTCTTTTACAACTTACCTACAGAATAG
- the LOC135146782 gene encoding uncharacterized protein LOC135146782, with protein sequence MRPPSSNHIKNKPGLTLSIDDLNDSESYELDEGYIIDSDNDENYNSGEEAAHNDTMTILAHQGVKSQYLNLDMPKYKCKFCQAIMWIEERNNKSMTDPTFSICCAGGQIQLPEVKKPPPYLAGLLFGQSKKFRDSIKVYNAMFCYTSLGGKVDKLINKNGIQREIVENLIKMFDEVSPLAQKFRQARDRFKEQQPQDLKIIFKESRSASGRPNHIYPSSEIAALIVAENDPSGGDRDVVVHTKTSGPKRISFIHPLFMALQYPILFPYAENGFHKGIKYKTIDSNTKKKRKNVTLKEYHSYQLHIRPNEGMTLRYGGRLFQQYIVDAFSVIEQTRLHWYRTHQSTVRADMYQNIRDQVRKGDENPNSCGKSFILPASFTGSKRYMNQNFLDALAICRAIGHPDIFLTMTANSKWPEIQQMLNHTPGLTADDAPDIVTRVFKLKLDQLLHLIKKKGFFGRCIGALHVIEFQKRGLPHAHMVIWLHPDNKPKTIQQVDAMVSAEIPDKDQDRDGYNAVKQFMIHGPCGTINNTSPCMDTERKVCTRHFPKRYASETTFDDSGFPVYRRRKTNHTVQKNNVDLDNQWVVPYNRELLLMFQCHINVEICNHSRSLKYLFKYCMKGHDRATMLLVRAKNTVHESTRQSDTTKVAPINEIKQYLDGRYVCASEAIWRIYGFHIHLRSPSVERLPIHLEDMQTITFNSNELLTNVAKRASFRLSKLQAWFQANREYPWARDLYYQEFPGSFVWDANSTRWTPRKQGFVVGRMNSTYASSGDLFYLRMILTRVKGAMSFRDLRTVNGQVYKTFKDTCNALGLLENDMEWHEAIKENAHHATASQLRQLFVHIIVNCEVSNPAKLWNDHIKDFSDDILWKRRHISKNNELTLSEEEIQFWALAG encoded by the exons ATGAGGCCACCatcatcaaatcatataaaaaataaacctGGTTTAACGTTGAGTATCGATGACTTAAACGATTCAGAATCATATGAATTGGACGAAG GTTATATTATTGATAGTGACAATGATGAGAATTACAACAGCGGTGAAGAAGCAGCTCATAATGATACAATGACAATCCTAGCACACCAAG GTGTTAAAAGTCAGTATCTTAATTTAGATATGCCCAAGTACAAGTGCAAATTTTGTCAGGCTATAATGTGGATAGAGGAGAGAAATAACAAATCCATGACCGACCCTACCTTCTCAATATGTTGTGCTGGTGGTCAAATTCAGTTACCAGAGGTCAAAAAGCCTCCTCCTTATCTAGCTGGACTGCTATTTGGACAATCAAAGAAATTTCGTGATTCTATAAAAGTGTATAATGCCATGTTTTGTTATACATCTTTAGGAGGAAAAGTGGACAAGCTTATAAATAAGAATG GTATACAACGAGAAATTGTTGAGAATCTCATTAAAATGTTTGATGAAGTAAGTCccctagctcagaaatttcgaCAAGCAAGAGATCGTTTCAAGGAACAACAACCACAAGACCTGaagattatttttaaagaatctAGGTCCGCTTCTGGACGTCCGAATCACATTTATCCATCTTCAGAGATTGCTGCATTAATAGTTGCAGAAAATGATCCTTCGGGTGGTGATAGAGATGTTGTTGTCCATACAAAAACTTCTGGCCCAAAGAGAATAAGCTTTATACACCCGCTTTTCATGGCATTGCAGTATCCTATACTATTTCCATATGCTGAAAATGGGTTTCATAAAGGAATTAAATATAAGACTATAGATTCTAATACtaagaagaagaggaaaaatGTAACACTGAAAGAGTACCACTCCTACCAGCTTCATATACGACCAAACGAAG GAATGACATTGCGATATGGTGGACGTCTCTTTCAACAATACATAGTTGATGCTTTTTCCGTTATTGAGCAAACACGTCTTCATTGGTATAGAACTCATCAAAGTACAGTCAGGGCTGATATGTATCAAAACATACGTGATCAAGTCAGAAAAGGTGATGAAAATCCTAATAGCTGTGGGAAATCATTTATTTTGCCAGCATCTTTTACTGGATCAAAAAGGTACATGAACCAAAATTTTCTTGATGCTCTTGCCATATGTCGTGCTATTGGGCATCCAGACATATTTTTAACAATGACAGCTAATTCCAAATGGCCGGAGATTCAGCAAATGCTTAATCATACTCCTGGTTTGACCGCGGATGATGCACCAGATATAGTTACTCGagtttttaagttaaaattAGACCAACTTTTGCATCTTATCAAGAAAAAAGGGTTTTTTGGCCGTTGTATTGGAG CATTACATGTCATAGAATTTCAAAAACGCGGCTTGCCTCATGCACACATGGTGATATGGTTACATCCCGACAATAAGCCTAAGACCATTCAACAAGTCGATGCAATGGTTTCTGCTGAGATACCAGATAAGGATCAAGATCGTGATGGCTACAATGCTGTAAAACAATTCATGATTCACGGACCATGTGGCACAATTAACAACACATCTCCGTGTATGGATACTGAACGTAAGGTTTGTACACGGCATTTTCCGAAAAG GTATGCTTCAGAGACAACCTTTGATGATAGTGGATTTCCAGTGTATAGACGACGCAAAACAAATCATACTGTTCAAAAGAATAATGTTGACTTAGACAATCAATGGGTGGTGCCGTATAACAGAGAATTGTTACTCATGTTCCAGTGTCATATCAATGTAGAAATCTGCAATCACTCAAGAAGTTTAAAGTACCTTTTCAAATATTGCATGAAAGGACACGATCGAGCAACCATGCTATTGGTTAGAGCTAAAAATACAGTGCATGAAAGTACTCGGCAATCAGACACTACTAAAGTTGCTCCTATTAATGAAATCAAACAATATTTAGATGGTCGGTATGTGTGCGCTTCGGAAGCAATCTGGCGAATATATGGATTTCATATACACCTCAGAAGTCCATCTGTTGAACGACTGCCAATTCATTTAGAGGATATGCAGACTATCACTTTCAACAGTAATGAATTGTTAACAAATGTTGCAAAACGTGCTTCTTTTCGACTTAGTAAGCTCCAAGCATGGTTTCAAGCTAACCGAGAATATCCTTGGGCACGAGATCTCTACTATCAAGAGTTTCCTGGTTCTTTTGTGTGGGATGCTAATTCAACCAGATGGACACCTAGAAAACAAGGTTTTGTTGTTGGCAGGATGAACTCCACATATGCATCTTCGGGAGATTTATTCTACTTAAGAATGATACTCACTAGAGTCAAAGGAGCAATGTCTTTTAGGGACCTTCGAACTGTCAATGGACAAGTATATAAAACTTTTAAAGACACATGCAATGCTTTGGGACTTTTAGAAAATGACATGGAGTGGCACGAGGCAATAAAGGAAAATGCCCACCACGCTACTGCGTCACAGTTGCGTCAACTTTTTGTGCATATTATCGTGAACTGCGAGGTCAGCAACCCAGCAAAGCTCTGGAATGATCATATCAAAGATTTTTCAGATGATATACTTTGGAAGCGGCGCCATATTTCTAAAAACAATGAGCTGACATTGTCTGAAGAGGAAATACAATTTTGGGCTCTTGCAGGTTAG
- the LOC108204163 gene encoding uncharacterized protein LOC108204163 yields the protein MDNPHPEQHLIPLPMKRKRGRPRKEEAMKNSNTSTPVSLGQKRPIGRPRKNVDVKTSSTTFELKEDVLVSNSTSQLMSTPQKRPVGRPRKVHTNSISASETIIRGQARPLIVKTATPCHLRPLLPRLPSFSCNNVTNVAASSQLTNSEYEIVAFNIFCNMDISCNNHVSIASFCRNCAFIF from the exons ATGGACAATCCTCACCCTGAACAGCACCTCATCCCTTTGCCTATGAAACGAAAAAGAG GTCGACCAAGGAAGGAGGAAGCTATGAAAAATTCAAATACATCTACACCTGTGTCACTTGGACAGAAAAGACCGATTG GTCGGCCAAGAAAGAATGTAGATGTTAAAACTTCAAGCACAACATTTGAATTGAAGGAAGATGTCCTGGtttcaaactcaacatctcAACTCATGTCAACTCCTCAAAAAAGACCTGTAG GCCGTCCAAGAAAGGTGCATACAAATTCAATAAGTGCCAGTGAAACAATAATTAGAg GACAAGCCAGACCTCTTATCGTAAAGACAGCTACACCAT GCCACCTTCGTCCTTTATTGCCTAGGCTGCCTTCGTTTTCATGTAATAATGTCACAAACGTAGCCGCTTCCTCACAACTAACAAACAGTGAGTATGAGATTGTagcatttaatatattttgtaatatggATATTTCTTGCAATAATCATGTTTCGATTGCATCTTTTTGTAGGAATTGTGCATTCATCTTCTAA